A genome region from Aliivibrio salmonicida LFI1238 includes the following:
- a CDS encoding YccF domain-containing protein, with protein sequence MSAIGNLIWFLFGGVFMGLAWCFFGLIAFISIIGIPWGRACFVIAGFSFFPFGKEAIRRDDLTKSEDIGTGSLGFLGNVLWFIFAGFWLAIGHVISAIACFVTIIGIPFAIQHLKLAAISIAPIGQTIVDKEVASVVRNANAKIEADKWK encoded by the coding sequence ATGAGCGCAATTGGTAATTTAATCTGGTTTCTGTTTGGTGGCGTGTTTATGGGTTTAGCATGGTGCTTTTTTGGGCTTATCGCTTTTATCAGCATTATTGGAATCCCTTGGGGAAGAGCGTGTTTTGTTATCGCGGGCTTTTCATTTTTTCCTTTCGGTAAAGAAGCGATCCGTCGTGATGATTTAACGAAATCTGAAGATATAGGAACGGGTAGCCTTGGTTTTTTAGGTAATGTTCTGTGGTTTATTTTTGCTGGCTTCTGGTTGGCGATTGGTCATGTAATATCGGCAATTGCTTGCTTTGTTACTATCATTGGTATTCCATTTGCGATACAGCATTTAAAACTTGCTGCTATTTCAATTGCACCGATCGGTCAGACTATCGTTGATAAAGAAGTGGCTTCTGTAGTTCGCAATGCGAATGCAAAAATAGAAGCGGATAAGTGGAAGTAA